In the Pseudonocardia cypriaca genome, one interval contains:
- a CDS encoding IclR family transcriptional regulator, with protein sequence MRKPARGAIGSASAVLALVRLLARRGSVTVTEVSRELDVAVSTAHRLLATCVREGFARQDHVGGPYTVGPALHELTLVVGSNAVSLRDAGAEVLAGLREQVGETVSLAILEGHHTRFVQSLEGPHSVRVSSRLGLLMPAHCTSGGKAMLAALTPAALRKRYPSQHLVASTPRSIVDWDDLQRELTRIRRRGWAANVGETDPSVAALGAAVLLGTGEPAAAVCVAAPMARLGTATRLRALAPAVIEAASLIQQRIRGS encoded by the coding sequence GTGCGGAAACCGGCCAGGGGGGCGATCGGCTCGGCGTCAGCCGTCCTCGCGCTGGTCCGGCTGCTGGCGCGGCGCGGCTCGGTGACGGTCACCGAGGTCTCGCGGGAGCTGGACGTCGCGGTCTCGACCGCGCACCGGCTGCTCGCCACCTGCGTGCGCGAGGGCTTCGCCCGCCAGGACCACGTCGGCGGGCCGTACACCGTCGGGCCCGCGCTGCACGAGCTCACGCTCGTGGTCGGCTCGAACGCCGTGTCGCTGCGCGACGCGGGCGCCGAGGTGCTCGCCGGGTTGCGCGAGCAGGTCGGCGAGACGGTGAGCCTGGCGATCCTCGAAGGGCACCACACCCGGTTCGTGCAGTCCCTCGAAGGACCGCACTCGGTGCGCGTTAGCTCGCGGCTGGGACTGCTGATGCCCGCGCACTGCACGTCCGGCGGCAAGGCGATGCTCGCCGCGCTCACCCCGGCGGCGCTGCGGAAGCGCTACCCGAGCCAGCACCTGGTGGCCAGCACCCCGCGCTCGATCGTCGACTGGGACGACCTGCAGCGCGAGCTCACCCGGATCCGCCGTCGCGGGTGGGCGGCCAACGTCGGCGAGACCGACCCGTCCGTCGCCGCGCTCGGGGCCGCCGTGCTGCTCGGGACCGGTGAGCCGGCCGCCGCCGTGTGCGTCGCCGCACCGATGGCGCGGCTGGGCACCGCCACCCGGCTGCGCGCGCTGGCACCCGCGGTGATCGAGGCCGCGTCGCTCATCCAGCAGCGGATCCGGGGCAGCTGA